The Burkholderia mayonis genome window below encodes:
- a CDS encoding DUF2889 domain-containing protein, whose product MPLPEPVPRQLRHRRAIRAEAYERADGLWDIEACLTDHKPRDVTLASGVRPDGLPIHELWLRVTIDRELTIVDADASSDWVPYPGQCETAKPAYRVLIGLNLFRHFRRDVSRLLSGVAGCSHLTELCGVLPTAAIQAFAGDVWDVREQLGGEADGRDRAAAEPPFQLGRCHALRFDGEAVRQFYPRWYGASRPAREGSDGAKE is encoded by the coding sequence ATGCCGCTACCCGAGCCCGTACCCCGACAGTTGCGCCATCGCCGCGCAATTCGAGCGGAAGCCTACGAGCGCGCCGACGGCTTGTGGGACATCGAAGCCTGCCTGACCGATCACAAGCCGCGCGACGTCACGCTGGCGTCGGGCGTCAGACCGGACGGCCTGCCGATCCACGAACTCTGGTTGCGCGTGACGATCGATCGCGAACTCACCATCGTCGACGCCGACGCGTCGTCTGACTGGGTGCCCTATCCCGGTCAATGCGAAACCGCCAAACCCGCCTACCGCGTCCTCATCGGACTCAATCTCTTCCGCCATTTCCGTCGCGACGTCTCCCGGCTGCTGTCGGGCGTCGCCGGCTGCTCGCACCTGACCGAGCTGTGCGGGGTGTTGCCGACGGCCGCGATCCAGGCGTTCGCGGGCGACGTATGGGATGTGCGCGAGCAGTTGGGCGGCGAAGCCGACGGGCGCGATCGCGCGGCGGCCGAGCCGCCGTTCCAGCTCGGCCGCTGTCACGCGCTGCGGTTCGACGGGGAAGCGGTTCGGCAGTTCTATCCGCGTTGGTACGGCGCGAGCCGCCCCGCGCGCGAAGGCTCGGACGGTGCGAAGGAATGA
- the sucC gene encoding ADP-forming succinate--CoA ligase subunit beta, with protein sequence MKESRMKIHEYQGKEILRKFGVAVPRGKPAFSVDEAVKVAEELGGPVWVVKAQIHAGGRGKGGGVKVAKSLEQVREYANQILGMQLKTHQTGPEGQKVNRLLIEEGADIKKELYVGIVIDRVSQKVVVMASSEGGMDIEEVAEKTPEAIHKVAVEPSTGLQDAEADDLAKKIGVPDASIPQAREILKGLYKSFWETDASLAEINPLVLTGDGKVIALDAKFNFDSNALFRHPEIVAYRDLDEEDPAEIEASKFDLAYISLDGNIGCLVNGAGLAMATMDTIKLFGGEPANFLDVGGGATTEKVTEAFKLMLTNPGLKAILVNIFGGIMRCDVIAEGVIAGSKAVNLNVPLVVRMKGTNEDLGKKMLAESGLPIISADSMEEAAQKVVAAAAGK encoded by the coding sequence CTGAAGGAATCACGCATGAAGATTCACGAGTACCAGGGTAAGGAAATCCTGCGGAAATTCGGAGTCGCGGTACCGCGCGGCAAGCCGGCGTTCTCGGTGGACGAGGCCGTCAAGGTGGCGGAAGAGCTGGGCGGCCCGGTCTGGGTCGTCAAGGCCCAGATTCATGCGGGCGGCCGAGGCAAGGGCGGCGGCGTGAAGGTCGCGAAGTCGCTCGAGCAAGTGCGCGAATACGCGAACCAGATTCTCGGCATGCAGCTGAAGACGCACCAGACCGGTCCGGAAGGCCAGAAGGTCAACCGTCTGCTGATCGAAGAAGGCGCGGACATCAAGAAGGAGCTGTATGTCGGCATCGTGATCGACCGCGTGTCGCAGAAGGTCGTCGTGATGGCGTCGAGCGAAGGCGGCATGGACATCGAGGAAGTCGCGGAAAAGACGCCGGAAGCGATCCACAAGGTCGCCGTCGAGCCGTCGACGGGCCTGCAGGACGCGGAAGCCGACGATCTCGCGAAGAAAATCGGCGTGCCGGACGCATCGATCCCGCAAGCGCGCGAAATCCTGAAGGGCCTGTACAAGTCGTTCTGGGAAACGGACGCGTCGCTCGCCGAAATCAACCCGCTCGTGCTGACGGGCGATGGCAAGGTGATCGCGCTCGACGCGAAGTTCAACTTCGATTCGAACGCGCTGTTCCGCCATCCGGAAATCGTCGCGTACCGCGATCTGGACGAAGAAGATCCGGCTGAAATCGAAGCATCGAAGTTCGACCTCGCGTACATCTCGCTCGACGGCAACATCGGCTGCCTCGTGAACGGCGCGGGTCTCGCGATGGCGACGATGGACACGATCAAGCTGTTCGGCGGCGAGCCGGCGAACTTCCTCGACGTCGGCGGCGGCGCGACGACCGAGAAGGTCACCGAAGCGTTCAAGCTGATGCTGACGAACCCGGGCCTGAAGGCGATCCTCGTGAACATCTTCGGCGGCATCATGCGCTGCGACGTGATCGCGGAAGGCGTGATCGCGGGCTCGAAGGCCGTGAACCTGAACGTGCCGCTCGTCGTGCGCATGAAGGGCACGAACGAAGACCTCGGCAAGAAGATGCTCGCCGAATCCGGCCTGCCGATCATCTCGGCGGACAGCATGGAAGAAGCGGCGCAGAAGGTCGTCGCCGCGGCTGCGGGCAAGTAA
- the recX gene encoding recombination regulator RecX, whose amino-acid sequence MRKHREGADSQQVGHSARTRSADEARIEREARAPVSSEGRPAGRPAAGASDDALVSFGRSVAFESDDPFDSNESFDAHDVARRRASAGVAGANDDASGGGRAFGGLRAGGRSRASAAFSAAAGGDEAASDVYTRTSQAGGRSKRRTSPFRFDSSAPEDAERSSASQRPARSLKGRATAYLSRREYSRAELARKLAPYVEEGDDLESLLDALEREGWLSDARFAESLVHRRSARVGSARIVSELKRHAVGDALVEAVSAQLRENEFERAESVWRKKFGAAPQTPAERAKQARFLAMRGFSSVTIAKLLKGDVNEFGGD is encoded by the coding sequence ATGCGCAAGCACCGGGAGGGCGCGGATTCGCAGCAGGTAGGGCACAGCGCGCGGACAAGGTCCGCCGACGAGGCCCGCATCGAACGCGAAGCGCGCGCGCCGGTTTCGAGCGAGGGGCGGCCGGCTGGCCGCCCGGCAGCGGGGGCATCCGATGATGCCCTCGTTTCGTTTGGGCGATCGGTTGCGTTCGAATCGGACGATCCGTTCGATTCGAACGAGTCGTTCGACGCGCACGACGTCGCGCGGCGGCGTGCGTCGGCCGGTGTAGCTGGCGCGAACGACGATGCGTCCGGCGGTGGCCGGGCGTTCGGCGGTTTGCGCGCCGGCGGCCGTTCGCGTGCATCGGCGGCATTTTCGGCGGCGGCGGGCGGGGATGAAGCGGCGAGCGACGTCTATACGCGCACGAGCCAGGCCGGGGGCCGGTCGAAGCGGCGGACATCGCCTTTCCGCTTCGATTCGTCCGCGCCCGAAGACGCAGAGCGTTCGTCGGCGTCGCAACGTCCCGCGCGCTCACTGAAAGGGCGTGCGACCGCGTATCTGTCGCGCCGCGAGTACAGTCGCGCGGAACTCGCGCGCAAGCTCGCGCCGTACGTCGAAGAAGGCGACGATCTCGAGTCGCTGCTCGACGCGCTCGAACGGGAGGGCTGGCTGTCCGACGCGCGGTTTGCAGAAAGCCTCGTGCATCGGCGCTCGGCGCGCGTCGGCTCGGCGCGCATCGTCAGTGAGCTGAAGCGACATGCGGTCGGCGACGCGCTCGTCGAGGCCGTCAGCGCGCAATTGCGCGAGAACGAGTTCGAGCGGGCGGAGTCGGTCTGGCGCAAGAAGTTCGGCGCGGCGCCGCAAACACCCGCGGAGCGCGCAAAGCAGGCGCGCTTCCTCGCGATGCGCGGTTTTTCGAGCGTAACGATCGCGAAGCTGCTGAAAGGCGACGTCAACGAATTCGGCGGCGATTGA